Proteins found in one Planctomycetota bacterium genomic segment:
- a CDS encoding DUF4131 domain-containing protein → MDPSTVRPGPSGRPDPHPLLLEVIAWSVRTRRALANAASESAAAVADLLHLTGHAVARAAARARGWVGETARTAPLPVRPAVAAALAVVIGCWLAAALPGTAFVWGAVAAAALVCWGFASWVGRGALAAAALMMAVVAAMASWTTARLDLFPADDLAWSLTDDARPVAVEATVVEASRPVPGGDPGRGAGSVPGAAAIVTVTAVRSGDTWRPASGRARVVVGGAAPDLVAGAVVRIHGRALRPPPSLNPGEFDQRRRARLTRTLSLIRVRPEGIVLLSAPAPWQPLPVLSRLRDHGARALAAHLPPPRAALAAALLLGERDALDPAIADDFLVTGTVHILSISGLHVGILAMFAAALFRAVGLPRGVGLALVALSTGAYAVMVGGDTPVVRAMLVVWLTCAGAACGRPGGGINALAVAALVVALATPGETLAVGTQLSFLSTAALLAVVGRPPRSAPDPVERLLDASASPGWRWLRRRLADARTALVAGTAVWLVTAPLVAARFHLVSPVALVLNPLLSPLVALAMGWGFLCVVTAPLASAVAAPCGALCNGSLAAVEWAVRLAARLPGGHAWVAAPPDWWVIGAYGAALLLLLWLPAARLRSVGTWALAAAAWCAVGLVVAGAAGRGHTGPALVEVVVAAMGHGCGIVVRGPTGRCLVFDAGRLGAPLAAERGLAAVLWDRGVTRIDTLVISHADTDHFNAVPGILERFTVAAVAVPAAFAASDAPAVRSLRDRLAAAAVPLQVLAAGDDLPFEPLCRVRVLHPVAGADESPADDNQSSLVLAVEAAGRRLLLTGDLDGEALERFVDLAPGACDAVVAPHHGSLAAAGTGIIAATAPRWVLVSGTGGDRWPDVLAAYTEAAGPGTAVLRSGGAGAILLEFAATEIVVRQHRGGRWRQIAAPAEAPVVRPGPSPGAAFRAAGAAPPPRGEARWLRGT, encoded by the coding sequence ATGGACCCAAGCACCGTGCGCCCTGGCCCCTCGGGTCGCCCCGACCCGCATCCCCTGCTCCTCGAGGTCATCGCGTGGAGTGTCCGCACCAGGCGGGCACTGGCCAACGCTGCCAGTGAGTCGGCGGCTGCCGTCGCCGACCTGCTCCACCTGACGGGCCACGCGGTGGCCCGGGCGGCCGCGCGAGCACGGGGCTGGGTCGGCGAGACCGCTCGGACCGCTCCGCTGCCGGTCCGGCCGGCGGTGGCCGCGGCCCTGGCCGTCGTGATCGGCTGTTGGCTCGCCGCAGCCCTGCCCGGCACGGCCTTCGTCTGGGGAGCGGTTGCCGCTGCGGCGCTCGTGTGCTGGGGCTTCGCCTCGTGGGTGGGCCGGGGGGCGCTGGCGGCGGCGGCCCTCATGATGGCCGTCGTGGCCGCGATGGCCTCCTGGACGACGGCGCGGCTCGACCTGTTTCCCGCGGATGATCTCGCCTGGAGCCTCACCGACGACGCCCGGCCGGTCGCGGTCGAGGCCACCGTCGTCGAAGCGTCGCGCCCCGTACCCGGTGGTGATCCCGGCCGCGGCGCTGGGAGCGTGCCGGGCGCGGCCGCGATCGTCACCGTGACCGCGGTCCGGTCCGGTGACACCTGGCGACCGGCGTCGGGCCGGGCCCGGGTCGTGGTCGGCGGCGCCGCCCCGGATCTCGTGGCGGGCGCCGTCGTCCGGATCCACGGCCGTGCCTTGCGTCCTCCGCCGTCGCTCAATCCCGGCGAGTTCGACCAGCGCCGGCGTGCACGGCTGACGCGGACGCTGTCGCTGATCCGCGTCCGTCCGGAGGGGATCGTGCTGCTCTCCGCGCCGGCCCCTTGGCAGCCGCTCCCGGTGCTGTCGCGACTCCGCGATCATGGCGCCCGGGCCCTCGCCGCCCACCTGCCGCCGCCACGGGCCGCGCTGGCCGCGGCGCTGCTGCTCGGGGAGCGGGACGCGCTCGACCCGGCGATCGCCGACGACTTCCTCGTCACCGGCACCGTCCACATCCTGTCGATCTCAGGCCTCCATGTCGGGATCCTTGCGATGTTCGCGGCGGCGCTGTTCCGCGCGGTCGGCCTCCCCCGGGGAGTCGGGCTGGCGCTGGTGGCACTGTCCACGGGCGCCTACGCGGTGATGGTCGGTGGCGATACGCCGGTGGTCCGCGCCATGCTCGTCGTCTGGCTGACCTGTGCCGGGGCCGCGTGCGGCCGGCCCGGCGGCGGGATCAACGCCCTGGCGGTGGCCGCACTGGTCGTGGCGCTGGCGACCCCGGGGGAAACGCTGGCCGTGGGGACGCAGCTGTCGTTCCTCTCGACCGCCGCCCTGCTGGCGGTCGTCGGTCGGCCGCCGCGCTCCGCTCCCGATCCGGTCGAACGGCTCCTCGATGCCAGCGCCAGCCCGGGATGGCGCTGGCTGCGGCGCCGGTTGGCCGACGCGCGCACGGCGCTGGTGGCGGGGACGGCGGTCTGGCTGGTGACGGCGCCGCTCGTGGCGGCCCGGTTCCATCTCGTCAGTCCGGTCGCGCTGGTCCTCAATCCCCTGCTCTCGCCGCTGGTGGCACTGGCGATGGGGTGGGGCTTCCTGTGCGTCGTCACCGCGCCGCTCGCTTCGGCAGTCGCCGCCCCGTGCGGGGCGCTGTGCAACGGCTCGCTGGCGGCCGTCGAGTGGGCCGTGCGGCTTGCAGCCCGACTGCCCGGTGGCCATGCCTGGGTCGCCGCGCCGCCGGACTGGTGGGTGATCGGGGCCTACGGCGCGGCGCTCTTGCTCCTGCTGTGGTTACCGGCCGCCCGGCTGCGCTCCGTCGGCACCTGGGCGCTGGCGGCAGCCGCCTGGTGTGCCGTGGGGTTGGTCGTGGCCGGTGCGGCGGGGCGCGGCCACACGGGGCCGGCCCTGGTCGAGGTGGTCGTCGCGGCGATGGGGCATGGCTGCGGGATCGTCGTCCGGGGCCCGACCGGCCGGTGCCTCGTCTTCGACGCGGGACGCCTCGGAGCGCCACTGGCGGCGGAGCGTGGGCTGGCGGCCGTGCTCTGGGACCGGGGAGTGACCCGGATCGACACGCTCGTCATCTCCCATGCCGACACCGACCATTTCAACGCGGTGCCGGGGATCCTCGAGCGCTTCACAGTCGCTGCGGTGGCTGTTCCCGCGGCCTTCGCCGCCAGCGACGCTCCGGCGGTGCGGAGCCTCCGCGACCGGCTGGCGGCCGCCGCCGTCCCGCTCCAGGTCCTCGCCGCCGGCGACGACCTCCCCTTCGAGCCGCTGTGCCGTGTCCGCGTGCTCCATCCGGTCGCCGGTGCCGACGAGTCACCGGCCGACGACAACCAATCGAGCCTCGTCCTCGCCGTCGAGGCGGCCGGACGGCGCCTGCTCCTCACCGGCGATCTCGACGGCGAGGCGCTGGAGCGATTCGTGGACCTCGCGCCCGGGGCGTGCGACGCCGTCGTCGCGCCGCACCACGGCAGTCTGGCGGCGGCGGGAACCGGAATCATCGCGGCCACCGCCCCGCGCTGGGTGCTGGTGAGTGGGACCGGAGGCGACCGTTGGCCCGACGTCCTTGCCGCCTACACCGAAGCCGCCGGTCCCGGCACGGCGGTGCTCCGCAGCGGTGGCGCGGGGGCGATCCTCCTCGAGTTCGCCGCGACGGAGATCGTCGTCCGGCAGCACCGTGGCGGCCGGTGGCGCCAGATCGCCGCTCCCGCAGAGGCCCCTGTCGTCAGGCCAGGGCCGTCGCCCGGCGCTGCGTTTCGCGCTGCCGGCGCAGCCCCGCCGCCACGAGGAGAAGCACGTTGGCTCCGAGGAACGTGA
- a CDS encoding helix-turn-helix domain-containing protein, with protein sequence MAGKFLSLEEAARMLGKTIDEVNRLVDRKVLFPMRDGATLKFKLEEIERALADLADGSEGSDDLSLDLDLPAEGPAADEPLVLDDGLELDSIFEGQQPNPKSPSATGGLGSAAGTAGGLSLDDDLLGGGDLVLGPDLGQEAAESDDLQLEAIVGATSSPSLDGPGSGRLGGGSGIELGSGIDLAGGSGIGPAAGAGSGIALGSGVDLGSGVGLGSSPSLGSGASQGGRPKAPASGPLDSGVSLEVGGGLLDEPGSSAGSSGDDFELGGVTGTEEESASVVIASDSEAGESSFFGQTIGGQSSSSGFTEDSAIPSAGSSDLLAFPGTVVEEMAFSVWQVVGLICCSLLLLLGSFIAYDLVRTIGSPESTRMANPLLDGLAQLFGWRS encoded by the coding sequence ATGGCCGGCAAATTCCTGTCGCTCGAAGAAGCCGCCCGGATGCTGGGCAAGACCATCGACGAGGTCAACCGTCTCGTCGACCGCAAGGTGCTGTTCCCGATGCGGGACGGCGCGACGCTGAAGTTCAAGCTCGAGGAGATCGAGCGTGCCCTGGCCGACCTCGCCGATGGCAGCGAAGGCTCCGACGACCTGAGTCTCGACCTCGACCTGCCGGCCGAGGGTCCGGCGGCGGATGAGCCACTGGTCCTCGACGACGGATTGGAGCTCGACTCGATCTTCGAAGGGCAGCAACCGAATCCGAAGTCGCCATCGGCGACGGGTGGCCTCGGATCCGCGGCCGGCACCGCCGGTGGATTGTCACTGGACGACGATCTTCTCGGGGGTGGTGACCTGGTGCTCGGGCCCGACCTCGGGCAGGAAGCGGCCGAGAGCGACGACCTGCAACTCGAGGCGATCGTCGGGGCGACGTCGTCTCCGTCGCTCGACGGCCCGGGCTCGGGGCGCCTCGGCGGCGGATCGGGAATCGAACTCGGTTCGGGGATCGATCTGGCCGGGGGCTCCGGAATCGGCCCGGCTGCCGGCGCGGGTTCGGGAATCGCACTCGGGTCGGGGGTCGATCTCGGCTCGGGAGTCGGGCTCGGATCGAGCCCGAGCCTCGGTTCGGGAGCGTCGCAAGGCGGGAGGCCCAAAGCACCGGCGTCCGGACCGCTCGACAGCGGCGTCTCGCTCGAGGTCGGCGGGGGCCTGCTCGACGAGCCGGGCAGCTCGGCCGGATCGAGTGGCGACGACTTCGAACTCGGCGGCGTCACCGGCACCGAGGAGGAAAGCGCTTCGGTGGTGATCGCCTCCGACTCGGAGGCGGGGGAGTCGAGCTTCTTCGGCCAGACGATCGGCGGTCAGAGCTCCAGTTCGGGGTTCACCGAGGACAGCGCGATCCCCAGCGCCGGCTCGTCGGACCTGCTCGCCTTCCCGGGCACCGTGGTCGAGGAGATGGCGTTCAGCGTCTGGCAGGTGGTGGGGCTGATCTGCTGCTCGCTGCTGCTGCTCCTGGGAAGCTTCATCGCCTACGACCTGGTGCGGACGATCGGCAGTCCGGAAAGCACCCGGATGGCCAATCCGCTCCTCGACGGCCTCGCCCAGTTGTTCGGCTGGCGCAGCTGA
- a CDS encoding MotA/TolQ/ExbB proton channel family protein, translating into MPFVARLTTLLVRSPLVWGGAGAFAFFALIRAGVVTHPGTIRYLAGHWVEYVETTMFCVGLAALVIKMIDVATQRSHVEETWLDAPADGGDEPGTAVSLRDSIDEDAEGWLPRRLREALDMVARTGSPEGLEDHLKYLSDLDAARAASGHGLVRFIVWAIPIMGFLGTVIGITEAIANLSPTQLENITLVVAGLGVAFDTTATALALSMVLMFVQFILDRQEQQLLAAVDETAWATLAGRFQTPAGGDVTALAVARLGEAVTRSTRELIEAQAKAWQGLEQTAGAGVERMLAESGVALRTAVTTSLEETLGRWHSSLAEAHAHLTGAHEDRWAKAAGALSEAVAGLGRHQQAIAGQTELLARVVDATRDIATLERALEGNLATLGSAGRFEETLTALSAAVQLLAARAADVAEPRRVDLAVVRRVGHAA; encoded by the coding sequence GTGCCGTTCGTCGCCCGCCTGACCACGCTGCTCGTCCGCTCGCCGCTCGTCTGGGGCGGAGCAGGTGCGTTCGCGTTCTTCGCCCTGATCCGTGCCGGCGTCGTCACCCATCCGGGCACGATCCGCTACCTCGCCGGCCACTGGGTCGAGTACGTCGAGACGACGATGTTCTGCGTCGGCCTCGCGGCGCTGGTCATCAAGATGATCGACGTGGCGACGCAGCGGTCGCATGTCGAAGAGACGTGGCTTGACGCACCGGCGGACGGCGGCGACGAGCCCGGGACGGCGGTGTCGCTCCGCGATTCGATCGACGAAGACGCCGAGGGTTGGCTCCCGCGCCGGCTCCGCGAGGCCCTCGACATGGTGGCTCGGACGGGGTCGCCGGAGGGGCTCGAGGACCACCTCAAATACCTCTCCGACCTCGACGCCGCGCGCGCCGCGAGTGGACATGGCCTGGTGCGGTTCATCGTCTGGGCGATCCCGATCATGGGCTTCCTCGGCACGGTGATCGGGATCACCGAGGCGATCGCCAATCTGTCGCCGACACAGCTGGAGAACATCACGCTCGTCGTCGCCGGCCTCGGCGTGGCCTTCGACACCACGGCGACGGCGCTCGCGCTGTCGATGGTGCTGATGTTCGTGCAATTCATCCTCGATCGGCAGGAGCAGCAGCTCCTCGCCGCGGTCGACGAGACCGCCTGGGCGACGCTCGCCGGCCGGTTCCAGACCCCCGCCGGCGGCGACGTGACGGCGCTGGCGGTGGCCCGTCTCGGAGAGGCCGTGACGCGAAGCACCCGGGAGCTCATCGAAGCCCAGGCCAAGGCCTGGCAGGGGCTGGAGCAGACCGCCGGGGCCGGCGTCGAGAGGATGCTGGCGGAGTCGGGCGTGGCCCTGCGGACCGCGGTGACCACGTCGCTCGAGGAGACGCTCGGGCGCTGGCATTCGAGCCTGGCCGAGGCCCACGCCCACCTCACCGGGGCCCACGAGGACCGCTGGGCGAAGGCCGCCGGGGCGCTCTCCGAGGCCGTGGCCGGGCTCGGGCGCCACCAGCAGGCGATCGCCGGCCAGACCGAGCTCCTCGCCCGCGTCGTCGACGCGACCCGCGACATCGCCACGCTCGAACGGGCCCTCGAGGGCAACCTCGCCACGCTCGGGTCCGCCGGACGCTTCGAGGAGACGCTCACCGCCCTGTCGGCCGCCGTGCAGCTCCTCGCCGCCCGCGCCGCCGACGTCGCCGAGCCGCGGCGCGTCGACCTCGCGGTCGTGCGCCGGGTCGGACACGCCGCATGA